A genome region from Calliopsis andreniformis isolate RMS-2024a chromosome 2, iyCalAndr_principal, whole genome shotgun sequence includes the following:
- the LOC143188317 gene encoding uncharacterized protein LOC143188317: MINVNNLLELQHAIVINNMCTKNCCRDDYFTKNVNFSQSIVCWFNLEIGTTRRTSLIGSPSSPMEYKYPCRRTSVSLAAGPPPGADLLGDPRGTRWTPLDTLRHPWTPLDTLGHPWTPLDTLGHPWTPLDTLGHPWTPLDNP, translated from the coding sequence ATgataaatgttaataatttaCTCGAGTTACAGCATgcaattgttattaacaatatgtgtacCAAAAATTGTTGCCGAGATGATTATTTTACGAAAAATGTTAATTTTTCGCAAAGTATTGTTTGTTGGTTCAATCTCGAAATTGGTACCACccgaagaacttctctgattggttcCCCATCTTCTCCGATGGAGTATAAATACCCCTGTAGGAGgacgagtgtctcactcgccGCGGGTCCTCCACCGGGTGCGGACCTCCTTGGGGATCCTAGAGGGACCCGTTGGACACCCTTGGACACCCTTAGACACCCTTGGACACCCTTGGACACCCTTGGACACCCTTGGACACCCTTGGACACCCTTGGACACCCTTGGACACCTTTGGACACCCTTGGACACCCTTGGACACCCTTGGACAACCCTTGA
- the LOC143188315 gene encoding uncharacterized protein LOC143188315, with the protein MDRIFIDEETGESISLPVSNYEIRWLDYSVNNAETGEPEISLVGSDTSRSRRMRFQIPKEVKETLSTKESFSKRHRNLMELEPVPIVSPFDQLRPICILLLAIVCFRWLIPVLMLFEISLHAWAHHKNKTLKNASVYFRSPFHPISSEFCALCQNETCMNRVGKMQQIRMHKFLRQCNYMKRVVT; encoded by the exons ATGGACCGAATTTTCATCGATGAAGAAACCGGTGAGAGCATTAGCCTTCCAGTTTCTAATTACGAGATTCGGTGGCTTGATTATTCGGTAAATAATGCTGAAACCGGAGAACCAGAGATCAGCTTGGTGGGAAGTGATACATCCAGAAGCAGAAGGATGCGCTTCCAG ATTCCAAAAGAGGTTAAAGAGACTCTATCGACCAAGGAAAGTTTCTCGAAGAGACACAGGAATCTAATGGAATTGGAACCCGTCCCCATTGTGTCACCCTTCGACCAATTACGTCCAATTTGTATACTCCTGTTAGCTATCGTATGTTTTCGATGGTTGATTCCTGTGTTAATGTTGTTTGAAATATCGTTGCATGCTTGGGCCCATCATAAGAACAAAACATTGAAAAACGCTAGCGTATATTTTCGTTCACCGTTTCATCCGATATCGTCCGAATTCTGTGCATTGTGTCAAAATGAGACTTGCATGAATCGCGTTGGTAAAATGCAGCAAATTCGAATGCACAAATTTCTACGACAGTGTAATTACATGAAAAGGGTTGTTACGTAA